Proteins encoded together in one Bactrocera neohumeralis isolate Rockhampton unplaced genomic scaffold, APGP_CSIRO_Bneo_wtdbg2-racon-allhic-juicebox.fasta_v2 cluster11, whole genome shotgun sequence window:
- the LOC126766063 gene encoding uncharacterized protein LOC126766063 — translation MDIPSSVSWKDGVATTGGEVSNLFASFFGSIYAEKVNDIGEPMPAAQAVKTSTSYDVKLSELAIRFAEVYEQICKLDGKKGAGLDGIPNILLKSCAVGLAEPITHIFSKSLEMGIFPSAWKRSCICPIYKAGSRSEVSNYGPICIQPAMAKLFEKLVLQQVNFAFKNTISTKQHGFFGGRSTATNLYLYVDYVLRALDKGENSSHYLHGLQQSLRHGGS, via the coding sequence AAGATGGCGTAGCTACGACGGGTGGGGAAGTGAGCAATCTGTTTGCGTCGTTCTTTGGTAGCATCTATGCGGAGAAAGTTAATGATATTGGGGAACCAATGCCCGCAGCTCAAGCTGTGAAAACATCGACTAGCTACGATGTGAAATTATCGGAACTCGCCATCCGCTTCGCTGAAGTGTACGAGCAAATATGCAAACTAGATGGAAAGAAGGGAGCCGGACTAGATGGAATACCGAACATATTACTGAAAAGCTGTGCAGTCGGACTTGCCGAACCAATAACCCACATATTTAGTAAATCACTGGAGATGGGTATTTTTCCGTCGGCATGGAAACGCTCGTGTATTTGTCCAATTTACAAGGCAGGGTCGAGATCTGAGGTGTCCAACTACGGGCCAATATGCATACAGCCAGCAATGGCAAAGCTGTTTGAGAAACTTGTTTTGCAGCAGGTGAATTTCGCCTTCAAGAATACGATCTCGACCAAGCAACATGGGTTCTTTGGCGGCAGGTCTACGGCTACAAACCTTTACCTGTATGTCGATTACGTACTGAGAGCGTTGGACAAGGGTGAAAACAGTTCACACTATCTACACGGACTTCAGCAAAGCCTTCGACATGGTGGATCATGA